One part of the Dermacentor andersoni chromosome 2, qqDerAnde1_hic_scaffold, whole genome shotgun sequence genome encodes these proteins:
- the LOC126540827 gene encoding uncharacterized protein: protein MLSKLAGNDAICTFFFFFSQVKLLLICFVAKAWALQHHSAGNQGPGYAGYGSYGGYGGYGGYGGYNAATAGAPYQGYGASSFPPQPYSFGYDTADEFGNRQFRSEQGDANNVKTGSYGYRDVNGLFRRVNYIADANGFRATVDTNEPGTAPGASADVVFNASPVVPPVPGGAQNTYGAGAGVPGYNAYAGFRGYGYGPSSSAAGAFGYGGYGRNGYPPNGPAISGHAYGGHAQQGYGAVGYAPGGYGPAGYGGLAAGHQGFRRRR from the exons ATGTTATCCAAG CTCGCTGGAAATGATGCTatctgcactttctttttttttttttcgcaggtaaAGCTTCTTCTCATTTGCTTTGTCGCCAAGGCATGGGCACTCCAGCACCACTCAGCAGGAAACCAGGGTCCCGGCTATGCTGGCTACGGAAGTTACGGTGGTTACGGTGGATACGGAGGCTACGGCGGCTACAACGCTGCTACGGCCGGCGCACCTTACCAGGGATACGGCGCTTCCTCCTTT CCACCTCAGCCGTACAGCTTTGGCTACGACACGGCAGACGAGTTCGGCAACCGGCAGTTCCGTAGCGAGCAGGGCGACGCCAACAACGTGAAGACTGGCTCGTATGGATACCGAGATGTAAACGGTCTCTTCCGGCGCGTTAACTACATCGCCGACGCCAACGGCTTCCGCGCCACAGTGGACACCAACGAGCCGGGCACGGCACCGGGAGCCAGCGCGGACGTCGTGTTCAACGCATCGCCAGTTGTCCCACCGGTTCCTGGTGGTGCTCAGAACACATATGGCGCGGGCGCAGGAGTGCCCGGTTACAACGCTTACGCCGGATTCCGTGGTTACGGATACGGCCCTTCCAGTAGCGCAGCTGGAGCCTTCGGGTACGGCGGCTACGGGCGCAACGGCTACCCTCCAAATGGGCCGGCTATCAGTGGCCACGCCTATGGGGGTCACGCCCAACAAGGGTACGGTGCGGTTGGTTATGCTCCAGGTGGATATGGGCCAGCTGGCTACGGCGGATTGGCTGCAGGTCACCAGGGCTTTCGCCGTCGCAGATAA